The Meriones unguiculatus strain TT.TT164.6M chromosome 18, Bangor_MerUng_6.1, whole genome shotgun sequence genome segment ACTAAATAGTCCTCAACCCAAGGGATCCTGGAGTGGGAATGCCCCATCCCCCACAGTCCCCAGAGGACAAGGCTGTCGCCACAGTGACAGTGTGCTTGGCAAGGGCTTTCCTTTCCTGGCCACACTTCTCACTGTTCTACCGTGGCTTTCTTTTCATCATTTCCCCAACCCCTTTCTCACATCCCTAAGATACCATGGTGCATCATGGGGAGTTATGATTCAAGCGCATATGGCACATTAACAGAACTGAGCCTCTGCCAAACCATAAAACTGTGACAAATTTCAAAAGACTGAAATGTAAAAGATGTTACCAAACTGACTTAATGAGGCAAGATAACTAGAAAAATTCCCAtatgtttagaaattaagaaatataCCTCTAAATTTCTAAATAATCCataccaataaagaaataaaattagaaaaatatgcTGTATGACCGATGTAATGTATATATCCTAGTAATGGAAAAGAGTGAAACATTCATCTCAAAAAGATACaggctgtgtgtggtggcacatacttgcCCTCGGAGGTGAGAGGATTGGGAACTCAAGGTCAGTTTTTGCTACACAGTAAAGTTaggccatcctggcctacagGAGACCCCGTCTCAATCAAATATAAGCCAAAATAATGATAAACAAAGTTAAGTTAAAAacaaattgacaaaaaaaaaaaaaaaagtagggaacaggTAGAGGGCCTGAAGGGAGAGAGGCAGTACTATAGATGCTATGGACCTTAGGATAATGTGGTTATTGTGAACAGATTTATGACAACCGATAATGTGACAAATTCCCAGAGAAAATACAATTACCAAGCCAGACACagctaaagaaacaaaacaccacaaaattgttttgtttacttaACCAAAgcacagattctttttttaatttttttttttcttcaagacaaggtttctctctgtgtggccctggctatcctaggaCCAGGCTGTCTTGaacatagagatccgcctgcctctgcctctccagtgctaggattaaacgTGTGCGCCACCAACCACCCAGCTAAGCACAATCTTTACAGCCAAATGTCATCTGGAAGTGAAGTCTCCTTTCTTCTAGTTAGTGAAGTCTCAAGAATTCGTGGGCCACtggggagtggtggcacatgcttttaataccagcgcttggaagacagaggcaggtagatctgtgagttcgaggccagcctggtctatagagtgagttccaggacagccaaggctacacagagaaactctgtcttgaaaaataaaataaaataaaagaatgcaTGGGCTAATAATAGAAGGTAATAGCATGATGCCCTTGAGGTTTCCCCTTTCACTCTATTGGACCCTGCATTCCAAAAAGAGGCCATATAAAAATATTCTAGTATTTTGTTTATTCTCATCACACTCTTAGGAACATGAAGCAGAAaccacactaaaaaaaaaaaaaaaaaaaaaaaaaaagctgggctgAAAAACATGCCCCAAAGTCTGAGGGCCCACACACAGCCCAGGAAAATGAGCTGGGGGCAGAAAGTCATCAGACCCTAGGCGGCACTTTCAACGCTACGAGACCAGCTGTTTACCCGCTCTCGCTTCCCTTCCGTCTGGAGCCCACACAGCCAGCACCTGGGAGCTCCTCCTACATTGACGCTAAAGGACTTCCACCTGGACTCCTAAGCTAacaagtttcttttgtttttggaagcaaatattcagAGGAAACTCCCAATGGGTCAGGCTGATTTCTAAGCCACGACACAAATCTTGGGATACAAATGGCTGGCTACTTTTGGAGTCACCTCAAGGGAGGAGAAACTTGTCTCAGTGGTTAATCTGTATGGAGGTTATGGGCATTGTTGAAGCAAAAAAATTCTGGAGATGAAGGGATCTCTGAAATCCTGAGGCTGATGACAGGGGTAATTGGTACTGATCTGCGGTCTAGCTAGTTGGCAGGGTGTTTGCCTAGTGTGCGCAAAGCTCTGGGTTGGATTTTCAATaccacataaactgggcatgggAAACAGTCCTGTGATCCCAGACCttgggagatagagacaggaagaacagaagttcaagtcttccttggctacacagtgagttcaaggccagttagGGATAGATGAGGCCCtgtcacaaaataaatacatttttagagATTGGTTGGTATTAACAATCTGGAAGGTTCACACAAAAGTAACAATCCTAGGTAGTCTGCGTGATACAAGTTAAGACTTTAATATCCTTTCACCAACACAAAATGGCCTTTTCCACCTTATCCCTTGTTCCTGATCAGGCTTCTCCCACAGATCCTGTAGCCTGTTCCTTAGCAGTTAAATTTATGAGAATTCAAGTCTGTATGGGAACGCTACCCCTGGGCTTTCTCTCTCTGTACCCTGGACCGTTTCTTCACGACCTGATCATTTTGGGGAGTCAGTGGGCAACCAAAGAGCTGTTGCTATGAACACGAGGAAGGCAGCACCATTCAGATTCACACAGGCCAGCTCTCTTCTGTACTTGAACCCATTATCTCTGCATGCTGTCCTCTCCTAATGCTGGTCACATGACAGAGGTGCCAGGAAGGGTCAATCCCTGACAGTGGCCCTCCCTCACAGACTGGGGGCTGGTAAAAACACTCATTTTCTAGACACAGGAAGTTTTTTGCCATCCTCGGAGGCCCATGGTGGTTTCCAGCTTGATAACACTCTCtagaattacattttattctgctTTACTGGGGGTGGGAAGCAGAGGATGCCATGGAGCATTGTGAATGCCAGAAGGCCACTAGTGAGTCAGTTCTACCCTTCCAACACGCGGGCCTTGGGGATCAGGCTCAGTgcatcaagcttggcagcaagcatgcTCACCCACTGATTCACCTTGCCACACTGCAAACACACTCTTTATTGGCTACCTTCTTGCCTCCCTTCCCCACTCCCACCACTATTTCTGGATTCAGTCTGAGAATATACTATCAGTGCCTGTTCTGAGACTTGGCTTCTGGGAAACTGATAATCAATAGATAACAAAAACCTAGTGAAAGAAGTTTCCAAGCCACGTCCTTCAAcgttttttcagtgtttaaaTATATTTAGGGAGATGGGAcctagtctggcctcaaactatgtagtaaaggatgaccttgaacttctgattctcatGCCTTGCTTCTGCCTCTACAGGGTTTTCAATACGGTCAGTCTTTACATCCACTGCCCAAGGCCTGTGTCTACTGCTCAACTGGTTCTGATTCAGCAGTGGAAAAAAATGTGCTATTTATTGCTCCTCCTCCAAGCCTCAAGACAACTGTATAAAGATGAATGTAGGCTGCAGGCACAGTGGGAGGTAGAATGCATCTGACTGGCATCTGTGAGGCTGCGGGTTGCCTCTCTCCCCAGCTCTGGAGAGCAGAAAgctggcagctcacacctgtagtGTGCTCacacccagcactcagagagactGCTGTGAGTCTGAATCCAGTTCAGTCCACATAATGAACTTCAGGACTGCTTAGACTTAAACAAAAAACAGTCTGGTGACTGCGGGTGGGAGGGCAGCCTTTCCCCAATGTACACACACAGCAAGGGACAGAATGGCTGAGTCATCTTAATCCTAAgcctggagcaggagcagcctaGCCCTGCCTGGGCTCTTACTTAGCAGACCAAGTAAAGCTGGGGCATGGATGACCAAGATTTCCTCCAGGTCGCACAGTGGTCCTCTCATGCTAAAGGCCAGAATCAAAGCCCAGTActcagtctttatttatttatttagagtccTGATATCCAGGAAAACCAGACCCACAGCACAGCCCTCAAGACTCCAAAATGATAACTCTTCTGAATAACGACATCAAGTGGGATAGTCACTCATGTCAAGTTTTCTTATGTCAAGTTTTCTTAAAGTCCAAGGGGTCTTCAGGAGGCAGGAAGTGGCTGTGCCTGTGGAGCAAACATTTTGAAATTTACTGGCCTGGAGACCACTGATGGGGAGATAATGTAGACACAGCAATGGTTGTCCTCATATTGTCCAGTGTGGAGGGAAAATGTGCCAAGAGGTGACCTTGGTTATTTGCCATAAGAACAAGTTGACCAGGGTAAGCTGAAACCTGGAACTGAAAGGtactcttctgtttttatttttaattttttgcaggaGGTTGAAAGAGAGGGTCTCACTCTAGCCCgggttggcttggaactcaccagTGACCCAGGCTGATACAGAACTCACTTAATAACTCAGGCTGGCTTGAATTCAAGGCAACCTTCTTACCTCAGCCTAcaaagtactaggattacaggcaagtgccaGCATTGTTTCAGGTGCTAGGGACTCAGTGGGCAAAAGTCTTTCACTCTGGGAAATCTCCTTTCAAAACAGGAGGGAGAGACACCCAAAGAAGAAGATTAGTCACATGGTAGGAAATTCTATGCACCAGGCTAAAGAACAAAAGTCTGTGTGCAAAATCAGGAAGCATTTGGACTGTCAGCAACATAAATATGAGCCCTCCCACTAAGGCCTGTATATCACATGGTAGATGAGGACCTTTTCATGTGAAGATCATAAAGGGAACAGATGAGCCCTAAATCTCACCGTCCCCAATTAGGAGGAGTTGAGGTTGTGATGGTGTCGGGCATGAAGGAGCAGGACAGTGGAAGGAACTGGGTGTTAGTCATTCTTAGAGCACTGAAGAGCCTTGAGCCAAGTGGGGGGACCGGTGACTtaatttccattttgtttctcactcttacatttattattttttgttgcggatgtgtatgtctgtgagtgGCTGTGCATGCACAGCAGAGGGCAACTTGTAGGAACGGGTGATAGAACTCAAGTTATCAGACCCGGCAGCCAAGCCACCTCCCTGCCGCAGTTTCCATTTCAAAGCTCTTCCTCTTCTAGCTGTggggaagagaaactgtggggTCGAGGGAGACGCAGAAAGAGATGGCTGCTTGTCTACAAAGAACTGCCAACCTTAAAGGCAGAGGtggtgaagagatggctcagcacttgttactcttgcaagAAACCTGGGTTCCATTTCTATCATGCACATGGTGGTTCAGAACCACCATAGTAACTCTACATCCAGAGGACTCCAGGAGAGCTGAAGCCCTGTCCTtacctccatggacaccaggccCACATGGcccacatacatgcaggaaaaacactgatacacataagaaaaaacaaaacaaaacaaaactaaactaaactaaaattaaatgcaacaaaaaacccaaaccaaaacataaAAAGGAATGAAAGGGCTTTATGGTCCAGATGctgaacttgaaagaaatacacATTCCTATGAAATGGCTGAGTAATTAGTACGGACAATATGCAATCATTCCTGAAGACCTCAAAGTTGTAAAGCAGGCACCTTAGCAGACAGAGCCATCTCCAAAGCCCCCTCTCATGCCCCAAGCATATTACTGTTTGCTTTTGGAAACAAGGTCTCCtccctctgtagccttggctggcccagAGAATTGTAGAgaaatttttccctttttttttttcctgataggatttctctgtgtagccttggctgtcctgaacttactttgtagaccaggctagcctcaaactcacagagatctgcctgcctctgcctcccagagtgctaggatcacaagcgtgagccaccaccacctggctttaaAAGTCCTTCTGGGCAGTTTCTACTCTTATAACCTAAATGTTTCATCTAGCCCTGTTCTATATAAAGAACCAATGAATATCAGGCATAATAAGAGGATAAACTTTAGCCAAGAACTCTCCTGAGGCATGAGAATCAAGGGAAACAGCAGGGCATGACCCAGGATGGGGGAACTGGTAGagataccctttttttttttttttttttttttttaggtttttcaagacaggatttcttgtgtagccttggctgtcctggactccactttgtagaccaggctggccttgaactcacctgcctctgcctccctgagtgccgggattaaaggtgtgcaccactgtgcctggctctggTGGAGCTTAAAAGCCAGCAAATAGGAAAAGAGGGACAGAGGAGGTTTTCTGAGAGAAGAATCATGTAAACAGGATAAGAACTAGACAGGAGATGGACTCTGGAGGGCAGTCGAGGCAGAGTGAAAAATCTGGAAGAGACAAGGCAGATGTGCTCTTGACAATTGTTCATTTGTCCACTTAGGGTGGAACATGGAGCTAGAGGTGGAGACTGGAGAGGGATAGGGGCAGAGTCACTGGGATCCAGGTTGCAGTGGAGATAGAGCTGTTCTGGTAGAAGCAAAACTACACAGAGGTAGAATTTCTGGGCCTATCACAGAAGGATAGGAAAGGACAAGATGAACCAGATAGAAACCCagaagatgagaaagaaaaggcaaagttGCAGGGACAGAAGACCCAGGAGAGGTGCTCAGAGGAGGGTGGTTAAAGGTATGAGTTTTCCCTTTGAAGTGGTCCAGCAAGAGAGGCAAAAAACATTGAAAGGAGTGTTCtgcattctttcttccatttctgacAACTCCAGAGCATTTTAAGAGTTTTTCTAATTGCCTCATCAATAACATTTTAATATCTCAGATATattgtatatgtttatgtattatgtatattaaaaatatcatttttgtGAACCTATCCACCCCACCTCCCTCACCCCACCAGTACAGCTGAAAAGCTGTGAAAGAGACAAAAtggacagggaaggaaagaacacAAGGGATGCAGCAAGACTCATGGACTTTGTTCCCAGTGTGACTGGGAAGCCACTAGAGAGTTTTAAGCACGGGTCTGGAGTGACCAGAATTCAGGTCTCTATACGGAAGTAAGAGGTTCAGGCAAGCCAGGAAGAAGGCTGGGGCAGGTGCACAGACAGAGGAAGAGTATGAAAGACAGCTGGACTAAAGCAAAGGCTGCCACTTAGGCACAGCCTGTGGGACAGGACAAGCTGAAGATAACCTCAAGAGGAGACAAGAAAGAGTTCTGATTCAAGTCTGTGATTGGACTAAGAGTCCAGGACGCAGTGGGGAATTTTAGAGATCTTACGATAGGAGCAACGAACGAGGGGCGGAATAAGAGCTGATCCAGAGGGTTGTGGAACACGCTGGGCGTTTCTGGGGATACGGCGGAAGTCCCAAgagttggaagcatgtttcagATTCTGAAAGCACAGCCAAGGCCATGTGTGGAAATGGAGGTGGGGCTAGGACGTGAAGGTATTTATTTTAAACCAGAAAATTCCGGAAGTTGTGAAGGGGAAACGAGATGAGCTAGCGAGCCTGCTTTACCTCTCCAGCTGTGGGTGAAGTTGGCGGTTGCACCTGCTCGGCACACTGCAGGAAGCGGCGCATGTGTTCAGAACAGTTGCCAACGGCTGCCTCATTCAAGCGAAGGCACTCCTCAAAGGCTTCAAAAGGCTCAGCACAGGCCTGTCGGATCTGACGGATGATGGGGCTGTGGGAGGAGGGCATTTCAGACCCGGAAGCACAGACCCCACTGCCTGGCAACCTCTAGTCCCCAGTCTGACACTCACTGGGAGGACGTGCAGCGAGCAATGCTCATCTTAAGGTGGTGACAATCCCGATGCCACGACTCGGGCTTGGCCGCCACACATTGGCCATACTGATCCAGCTCCCGGCTGCAGTATCGCGCAGtgacttccagggcagcctgcCTGTGGGACAGGACAAACTGAAGATAATCTCAAGAGCAGACAAGAAAGAGTTCTGATTTAACTCTGTGATTGGAGTAGGGATCCAGGGTGGATTTGGGgcttttaaagattttatgataGGAGCAACCAACGAGGCGCAGAAGTTAAAAGCTGAGCCCTGGGCGCTGTGGAACAGGGTGGGAGTTTCTGGGGAGAGTGAAAGTCCTAAAACAAAGTCTGGCTACTGTGAGGCAGGACTGGAGTATCTCCCAAGTCTTGAGGGCAGTCATTCCCCGTTGGGGATCGTGCAACCTGACAAGCATGATCTACAGTTATACGGAGCCGTAACTCACATCTCCAGGCAAGTTCAGGCGCCGATCAGTCAAGGAGCACAGACCCGCCTATTCCGGTATCAGGTTGTCATGGAGGCGCCCTCTCTCAGACCTCCAGGCCTCACTCTTCCGGTCGCCGCCACTCACCCAACCTACGTTCAACCACCATGCCTGTGTCCTGCTTCGCCTTCCGACTCACTGCCTGTCCGGGAGGCGTCCCCTACAACTACTTCCGGTCCGTCGGCTATTCTGTTTCAGGTTGGTTTTTTTAGTTCCGGCTTGTGGCGGCGTCGCTTAGAGCTCAGGGAAAGCAGGACTTGGGAAGTTCTGCTGCAGCGGAGCACCGGAGCCGGTTACCTGCGGGTGTAATCTGCAGCCGCTTGCGCTGTCACTTTCCTGACGCCGCGGCTGAGTCGGCAGCTGGGTCGCCCCTGCTGAGTTTAGGAACGCGGGGACCGAGGTCTCAGGCCGAGCCGCCACCGTCGGCTTTATGCCAGTGCATACTCCCCTCCTGACTGTGGCGCTAACTTGGTGGAAAGGCATCACCCCAATAGCCACACTCGACCTCTTCTCTCAGGCATGTCCTTTTCCTACAATAGAAAGGCAGGTTGAAAGtttttcctgcttgcttcttgcagtCGAAGACAACTTCCTTCCTTTGTCATTCCCTTCGGTGTTCCCACCCTCCACATTTGCTAGCCCTGGAAGTTCATTTCCCTGTTCAAAAGGCTAAATATTCTTTTTTCAAGAATTGAGGTCTGTTCACCTAGTATGGAGATCGAGACAAAAATAGCAATAGCCAGCGCAGTATGCTGCTGTAAAATAGGATGATGACTGCGGCGGCCTTCATACCAGATGCAAGGGCTTCAGCCTGAACACAGCAGGCCTAGATAAAGGCAGTGTTAACAGTTCTGTGGTGGGCAGTTGACAAGGGATGACAGCTCCCTGGCCGTCTGTATGTGTTTCATATGACAGGAGCGAGGCTGGAGCTACACCACTCATGACACTTCCATCTTCGGGAAACATGCCTGCTAGACCTCCACACTTCCGGTTGCCTTTCGGCTGATGGCGCTGTCAAAGGTGCCACTAAGACTCAAATATGGAGAACTAGGTAACCGTAAGATTCGAAGTGAGGCAGAGCCAAGAAATGAGGCTCTCATACAGAAGGCTTCTGTTACTAGGGTTCCCTTTTGGGGAGCTCATTAATGAAAAGAATCTTAAAATGTGCTCATTAGGAAGCTCAAGGGCAATTTTGTtagtctgagaaaacgccagggCAGGCAAGCTGTGAACACCAGCAGCTGCAGAATGAGAAGAAACAGCTGGGCAAAGGGAAAGGAAACTGTGCAGACGGCGTGCATGGGTGTACAGGCGCATGActgtgtgtgcaggccagaggtcagcgGCAGgcgtcttcctctgttgctttaCACCTTAAGTTCTTTGGACACGGGGTGTGTCGATAAACCTGGAACACACCAATGTGGCTGGTCAGTGGGCACCCATGGTCCTGTATCCTCATCCCAGCACTGGTATCCCACGTGTGCCCTGCCAGGCCTTTTACGcaggtgctggagatccaaaACTCAGGTGCTCAGGCTTGGACAGCAAGCACGTAACTTACTtagccatcttcccaggcccttgaCTATTTCTTATAAAATTAGGTAACTACCTTATGACTCAATAATTGCTCTCTTTAACACTTGTCCCAGATAAAAGAAATCTGTATCCACACAAACATGTATGTGGCTGTCCGGAGCAGCTTTATCTCTCTTAATGCCCCAAAGTGCAAACAATCAAAATGTCCTTCAAAGTGGTTGGTTAAACTAGTCCACCCACACTGGAGTACTATACAGCAATACAAAGGCATGAATTAATACAACTTGGATGAATTTTAGGAgaattttaacaaaacaaaacaaaaaaaacccctgtcaatttaaaaataaaaaaatcattttatgattCTATTTACATGTAtctcttgaacttacagagaacAGGTTGAAGGGTTAAGAGGCAGAAGGCACATGACAAGCTATGTGATATTGAGTCCTGTGTGTATCGGCAATCTACACAGAAGACGACAGTTCATGCAACTAACTATACATAAGCACACCCACAACTGGTAAAATCTGAGTAAATTCTTGGGTTGTCTTAATGCCATGTCAATTTCTTGGTCAAAAATCTACAACTTAAGAtcaaaagttaatttaaaaaaattcagctGGGTATTGTAGGATATATTGATAATTCtaacactctggaggctgaggcaggaaagtgACTAAGTTCACAGTCAGTCTTGGCTACCCTCAACCACACAACTATCTGTGACACTAGCGATCTGCATAGTACCGCCTGACATAGGACTGTGAAGGAGACAGACCAGGGTGGCTGAGGCTAAAGCTGAGCTTCTATTAATAGCAAGGGGGAAGTATCAAGCAACTCAGGGTGTTTTTCTCATGGAAGAACTCGAATATATATTAAAAGGGAATACAGCTGTATAAGGTTATtatatacaagcacacacacaaactgcaaCAAGTACTCTAGAAATtcatacaaagaaaaaacaaagcaaaggaacaTAGTTACTCGCTAATCAAAGACATTCAGCCTTAAAGGAGGAGGAAGTCCTGTCGTATTAGAAGACATGGCTGAACCTTGAGGACATCATGCTAAGTGTAACATGCCAATCACACAGGACAGGTGCCAAATCATCACACTATGAGTTACCGAAAAAGCCAAACACTTTGATGCAGAGTGGAAAGGCTTTTGCCAGAGGCCAGTGAAATCTTGGAGAGCTGCTTGTAACTGACAATTGTGTTGCATTGGAACTGTGAGGAGGACAGCTCAGATTACACACACCACCCAAAGCTGCATAAGGAGATGACAGATCTGTTTATTCGCCTTGACTGTGATGATGACATCATAGACCATACCTATGTTCCAATTCATCCATCAAATTATGTACAAGAAATAGCTTTAGTTTACatgtatacaaaaataaaaattacacatATGGCTCCCATTTTCTGTTTAATATACCGCTCTGCTCTGGATGGGTGACAGACAGTCTGCTACTGAAAGCAGGCCACAGTGAGCCGGGCCTGGAAAGGACGTGCCCCTGCCTTATCTATGATCggtaagtcatttttaaaaagaagacatatgaaaaaaaatttgaacTAAGTACCAAAACCAATTTCAGTATGTTTTAGAGACATGGAAGCCTTGAATTCTCAGCTGCCCATTCTTGGCTTTAGTACTTGAAATTTCTGTATAGACCCAGAGTGAATAACCTCACTGGGTTAAAGTCACCCTTGGTTCTAATCTCCCAGCTCAGATGCCTGGGTTCACGTTAAATGACATCCAGCTTCACTTTGATGTTCATGGCTGCCAGCTCGGCTACAAAGTACCGGAAAACGTAGGGCACGGAGACAGTGTCGATGGTGTCGCTGCGGCCACAGATAGTGCAGTTGTATTTTCTGTTGCGCATAGCAGACCAAGAAGGAGGAGGCTTCTCCAGCAGCGGGGAGAGCAAGCTGCCACACGCCACACACACGTGTGCCACTGAGCGGTCAGAGCAGTTGAAGAGCCGGTCATGAAGGAGAAAGGACGTGCCGTGTGCCAACAGAGCGTCCCGCTC includes the following:
- the Chchd5 gene encoding coiled-coil-helix-coiled-coil-helix domain-containing protein 5 isoform X1: MQAALEVTARYCSRELDQYGQCVAAKPESWHRDCHHLKMSIARCTSSHPIIRQIRQACAEPFEAFEECLRLNEAAVGNCSEHMRRFLQCAEQVQPPTSPTAGEAQPLPAS
- the Chchd5 gene encoding coiled-coil-helix-coiled-coil-helix domain-containing protein 5 isoform X2, with product MQAALEVTARYCSRELDQYGQCVAAKPESWHRDCHHLKMSIARCTSSHPIIRQIRQACAEPFEAFEECLRLNEAAVGNCSEHMRRFLQCAEQVQPPTSPTAGE